The following coding sequences are from one Hydra vulgaris chromosome 04, alternate assembly HydraT2T_AEP window:
- the LOC100212370 gene encoding uncharacterized protein LOC100212370, with protein sequence MDTIGKVNCIAVDGSESSKHAFNWYLENFHNNNDTLIIIHVTEVPRMALMGLMGAYASIDIYQDVVESNAREDEHMMQYYSDICKEKHIKYDSIIVENCYGVGHDICDSVKKCHGTVIILGQRGLGKFSRFVLGSTSDYVLHHSNIPVIVVPDSKPYES encoded by the coding sequence atgGATACTATAGGAAAAGTAAATTGTATAGCTGTTGATGGAAGCGAATCAAGCAAGCACGCGTTTAATTggtatttagaaaattttcataataataatgatacaCTAATTATAATACACGTGACTGAAGTTCCACGAATGGCATTAATGGGGCTGATGGGTGCCTATGCATCAATTGATATTTATCAAGATGTTGTTGAAAGTAACGCGAGAGAGGATGAACATATGATGCAATATTATTCTgatatttgcaaagaaaaacacataaaatatgacTCTATTATTGTAGAAAACTGCTACGGTGTTGGGCATGATATTTGCGATTCAGTAAAAAAATGCCACGGCACCGTTATTATTTTGGGGCAAAGAGGTCTTGGAAAATTTAGTCGATTTGTACTTGGTAGCACAAGTGATTACGTCTTACACCATTCCAATATTCCAGTGATTGTGGTACCTGATTCAAAGCCTTATGAAAGTTAA